One window of the Cydia amplana chromosome 26, ilCydAmpl1.1, whole genome shotgun sequence genome contains the following:
- the LOC134660268 gene encoding PBAN-type neuropeptides-like, whose product MFFQINKVVLLIVFNIFLMVTGDNYKDDTMERTAKNGRARVVFTPIRGKRMFSDNRDTLLRMLEAADALKYYYDQLPYYDSQSDDQEAKVTKKVIFTPKLGRSYDDAFEKRGYENDFTPRLGRQADAVTASDEVYRQDASIDGRSKYFSPRLGRTVELTPRLGRSYNYELYPSKVRIARSTNGTKP is encoded by the exons ATGTTTTTTCAAATCAATAAAGTGGTGCTTCTGATCGTATTTAATATATTCCTAATGGTTACTGGTGATAACTATAAG GATGATACTATGGAACGGACGGCAAAAAACGGAAGAGCGAGAGTAGTATTCACACCCATACGGGGCAAGCGGATGTTTTCTGATAACAG AGACACCTTGCTGAGGATGTTGGAGGCGGCCGACGCGCTCAAATATTACTACGACCAGCTGCCCTACTACGATTCGCAGTCCGACGACCAAGAAGCtaaag TGACCAAGAAAGTAATATTCACGCCGAAGCTCGGACGGAGTTATGACGACGCGTTCGAGAAGCGAGGCTACGAGAACGACTTCACGCCGAGGCTCGGCCGCCAAGCTGACGCCGTCACCGCTTCTGACGAAGT TTACAGACAGGACGCGTCGATAGACGGCAGGTCCAAGTATTTCTCCCCGCGCCTCGGCCGCACTGTGGAGCTGACACCACGCCTCGGCAGGTCGTACAACTACG aaCTGTACCCCAGCAAAGTCCGTATAGCCAGAAGCACCAATGGGACTAAACCATAG
- the LOC134659948 gene encoding uncharacterized protein LOC134659948, translating to MPKDHIVHRLLNLIRANSTKMTRAEKKTIMYQISKLRIRLYSWHFNAIMQLTTLIARLHGRSNKVDFLSIKRGLVKMLAGWQADLSNSTTLLRQAKVFRPPCIPRGGQGSSKFVRGSTLSPMPSPVAAFAEDIKCRRRNADDVCV from the exons ATGCCGAAAGACCATATTGTACATAG ATTGCTAAACCTCATTCGAGCGAACAGCACGAAAATGACGCGCGCCGAGAAGAAGACCATCATGTACCAGATCAGCAAGCTGCGGATCCGACTGTACTCCTGGCATTTCAACGCGATCATGCAGCTGACTACACTTATTGCCAGGTTACACGGACGGA GTAATAAAGTCGACTTTTTATCCATAAAGCGAGGGTTGGTGAAAATGCTGGCGGGGTGGCAGGCTGATCTCTCGAACAGCACCACACTGCTGCGGCAGGCCAAGGTGTTCCGACCGCCATGCATACCACGGGGCGGGCAag GGTCCTCCAAGTTCGTCCGCGGCAGCACGCTCAGCCCCATGCCCAGCCCGGTGGCAGCCTTCGCCGAAGATATCAAATGCCGACGCCGAAATGCCGACGACGTTTGTGTATAA
- the LOC134660328 gene encoding uncharacterized protein LOC134660328 gives MWPLILLGLLATTTCLPLEEQEDPSPTTDNIEQLKKTINVVSYIQNFKNVMADYVNSQYTDLSKHDMEKIKQTLEEFLVKFANDLRETVEDQQKNVTFEKERDRIQDGVPDATFVEIRDRIMTEFPDIKVETADVIVYKLRKNLNETRQKIDYVIKTSEREFEYAVA, from the exons ATGT GGCCACTAATATTACTGGGACTGCTAGCGACCACAACATGTCTGCCACTAGAAGAACAAGAAGACCCATCACCGACCACAGACAACATAGAGCAGCTCAAAAAAACCATAAACGTAGTTTCTTACATCCAAAACTTTAAAAACGTAATGGCCGATTATGTCAACTCACAATACACCGACCTAAGCAAACACGACAtggaaaaaataaagcaaacacTAGAAGAATTTCTAGTCAAGTTCGCGAACGATCTTCGAGAAACAGTCGAAGATCAACAGAAAAATGTGACGTTTGAAAAAGAGCGCgatagaatccaagatggcgtcCCGGATGCGACTTTTGTGGAAATAAGAGATAGGATTATGACTGAATTTCCGGATATCAAGGTAGAAACTGCTGATGTGATTGTGTATAAGTTGAGGAAGAATTTAAATGAGACGCGGCAGAAGATTGATTATGTTATTAAAACGTCGGAGAGGGAATTCGAATATGCCGTAGCTTAG